In Zunongwangia profunda SM-A87, the following proteins share a genomic window:
- a CDS encoding type IV secretory system conjugative DNA transfer family protein has protein sequence MYVDHLFTVLSIIGLTSALFFGGYKISNYAFWVNNLLLFALSYFLQASNNLILVLLNVACPLLLINTSLYVFLHKRENSKNSNHRYQVDFKTTNGDFKLDNIKRGASIIGSAGSGKTESVVYGFLKHFRKEGFCGIIHDYKDFELTEMAYPLFKEGDVPFKVISFDRIIHRVNPIAPRYLENEESVNEVSRVIIENLLEQRESGTSGTTKFFNDAAEGLIGGLIWKLKTTYPQFCTLPHLIAIYQYLDTDSLIKFLETNTTSRAMADAFISGKDSERQTAGVKSTLANALKRISTQRIFMALSADEVPLNINSEENPAVISIVNNPKFETSYSPVIATIVHTIIKQMSVRGQRPSFLLMEEAPTIRLLNMHRIPATLRSYNISTVYVMQDKIQNDMMYGDKASKAILSNLSYQFFGKVNDPDTAKYYERFFEIIKDPTKSVSRGHNLDFDTRITTGEKEIPKIRADVFFRLKQGEFITYADGEDKKVQFKLAKIKRGLPEESKQFSQTDLETNFERIYEEARSIFE, from the coding sequence ATGTATGTAGATCATCTCTTTACCGTTCTTTCCATCATTGGGCTGACCAGTGCGTTGTTTTTTGGTGGGTATAAGATTTCCAACTATGCATTTTGGGTAAACAACCTGTTGTTGTTTGCACTGTCTTATTTTTTACAAGCTTCCAATAATTTGATTTTAGTATTGTTGAATGTGGCCTGTCCGCTTTTGCTAATCAACACATCATTGTATGTTTTCTTGCATAAAAGGGAAAACTCAAAAAATAGTAACCATAGGTACCAAGTTGATTTTAAAACTACCAACGGAGATTTCAAACTGGATAATATTAAACGTGGGGCATCCATCATCGGTTCTGCGGGAAGCGGAAAGACCGAAAGTGTAGTGTATGGATTCTTAAAGCATTTCCGGAAAGAAGGTTTTTGTGGAATTATTCACGATTATAAGGATTTTGAACTGACGGAAATGGCGTATCCGCTTTTTAAGGAAGGGGATGTTCCATTTAAGGTGATTTCCTTTGATAGAATCATCCATCGAGTTAATCCCATTGCTCCACGCTATTTAGAGAATGAGGAAAGCGTGAATGAGGTTTCCCGGGTAATTATCGAGAACTTACTGGAGCAACGGGAATCGGGAACAAGCGGTACAACTAAATTTTTCAATGATGCTGCGGAAGGTTTGATAGGTGGACTCATTTGGAAACTCAAAACGACCTATCCCCAATTCTGCACTCTGCCACATTTAATTGCCATTTATCAGTATCTGGACACCGATAGCCTGATAAAGTTTTTGGAAACTAACACGACATCACGGGCTATGGCAGATGCATTTATTAGTGGTAAGGATTCGGAACGGCAGACCGCTGGGGTAAAAAGTACCTTGGCCAATGCACTCAAGCGTATCAGTACCCAACGGATTTTTATGGCCTTGTCGGCAGATGAAGTCCCACTCAATATCAATAGTGAAGAAAATCCAGCGGTAATTTCAATTGTGAACAATCCAAAATTTGAGACTTCGTATTCACCGGTGATTGCTACTATTGTCCACACTATCATCAAACAAATGAGCGTGCGCGGTCAGAGACCGTCTTTTTTACTTATGGAAGAAGCGCCTACCATTCGATTATTGAATATGCATCGTATTCCGGCAACATTGCGGAGCTATAATATTTCTACGGTCTATGTGATGCAGGATAAGATCCAGAACGATATGATGTACGGAGATAAGGCAAGCAAGGCGATATTGAGCAATCTTTCCTATCAATTTTTTGGAAAGGTCAACGACCCGGACACCGCAAAATATTATGAACGTTTTTTTGAGATTATAAAAGACCCAACAAAGAGTGTGAGCCGTGGGCATAACCTTGATTTTGATACACGGATTACTACTGGTGAAAAAGAAATTCCAAAAATCAGGGCGGATGTTTTCTTTCGTTTAAAACAAGGGGAATTTATAACCTACGCCGATGGAGAAGACAAAAAAGTACAATTTAAATTAGCCAAGATTAAAAGGGGATTACCTGAAGAATCAAAGCAGTTTTCTCAGACTGATCTGGAAACTAATTTTGAGCGGATTTATGAAGAAGCGAGGTCTATATTTGAGTAG
- a CDS encoding single-stranded DNA-binding protein: protein MSTLKNHVQLIGNVGQEPTITNLESGKKVARLSIATNEHYKNNKGEKVQSTDWHTVVAWGKTAEIIENYVGKGKEIALTGKLRTRTYTTEDGNQRYVTEVEANEILLLGSKSDK from the coding sequence ATGAGTACTTTAAAAAATCACGTACAGTTAATCGGAAACGTTGGGCAAGAACCGACCATTACCAACCTTGAAAGCGGAAAAAAAGTAGCCCGTTTATCAATCGCTACCAATGAACACTACAAAAACAACAAGGGTGAAAAAGTACAGTCCACCGACTGGCACACGGTTGTAGCTTGGGGCAAGACTGCTGAAATTATCGAAAATTATGTAGGCAAAGGAAAGGAAATCGCCCTAACGGGAAAACTACGAACCCGTACCTATACCACCGAAGACGGAAACCAACGCTATGTAACCGAGGTTGAAGCCAATGAAATCCTTTTGCTAGGAAGCAAAAGCGATAAGTAA
- a CDS encoding type I restriction endonuclease subunit R: protein MNNQTNEQALEAAIQKCLTGVSLETLKEEGTSVAEANAVYRTRNGYYNGDRSHFDSKYALDTERFWDFLESTQEEELNKLKRSNDWKLKILQRLDRIVKKQGVLHVLKKGLGVDDAHFTLLFPLPLGSSSARVAKDFDSNQFSVTRQVPYSESNPREEIDMVIFVNGLPLITLELKNQWTGQNARLHGQNQYRKQRDPKEPLLNFGRCLVHMTADTDEVFMTTKLNSTDTFFLPFNQGYENGKGNPPNPFGHKTAYLWEEVFKPKSIANIIQHFVRLDGKSKDPINKRTLFFPRYHQMRVVRKIMAHVSENGTGFRYLIQHSAGSGKSNSITWAAYQLIEAYPENEQAAGKKAIDKPIFDSVIVVTDRRLLDRQIRENIRSFSEVKNIVAPAYSSRGLKDSLEQGKKIIITTIQKFPFIVEGISDLSDKRFAVIIDEAHSSQSGTTADNLNRAIGQESTEAEAEDVQDKIAQVMQSRKMQTNASYLAFTATPKNSTLEKFGMPQEDGSFEPFDLYAMKQAIEEGFILDVLNNYTTFKSYYRLTKSAEENPIFDTKKAQKKLKAFVEKDQQTIDTKAEVMLDHFTKHFVQKKKLKGKAKAMFVTQSIESAVRYFKAIQRLLEERGNPFGAICAFSGEKEVDGISLTEESVNNLPAHLDTAKSSDPDYIQDKIARYFDMDHYRILVVANKYLTGFDQPKLCAMYVDKKLQGVLAVQALSRLNRSAPKLGKKTEDIFVLDFFNDKEDIKKAFDPYYTVATLSSATDVNVLHDAKMILDEEGVYEWSEVELFNDLFFSNADTETLGAALSKPQARFDVELQLEQKQKADYKIKARQFVKIYGQVAALLDFNNPEWEMLYWFLKFLIPKMIVKDPDEDDLDKLLDAVDLATYGLEQRDKIGVKIGLDESDSELDPQNSSIRGAHGENEEDELEAIIKTFNERYFHGWDATPEEQRVKMLSLQKFVEAHPDFEEKVKQNPDEQNSDIALRRIIQEVLSRQRKNELELYKLHTQDSAFQQAFFDTLKRMVQLDVPTNK, encoded by the coding sequence ATGAACAACCAAACCAACGAACAAGCTTTAGAAGCTGCTATTCAAAAATGCTTAACCGGGGTTTCACTAGAAACACTCAAAGAAGAAGGCACTTCAGTTGCAGAAGCTAATGCAGTATATAGAACAAGAAACGGGTATTATAATGGAGACCGTTCGCATTTTGATTCAAAATATGCACTAGATACCGAGCGGTTTTGGGATTTTCTAGAAAGCACACAGGAAGAAGAACTCAATAAACTCAAACGTAGTAACGATTGGAAACTTAAAATCTTGCAACGTTTGGATCGCATTGTCAAAAAACAAGGGGTTCTGCACGTACTCAAAAAGGGTTTGGGAGTTGATGATGCACATTTTACCTTATTGTTTCCATTACCTTTAGGAAGTAGCAGTGCAAGAGTTGCTAAAGATTTCGACAGTAACCAATTTAGCGTAACCCGCCAAGTGCCGTATTCAGAAAGTAATCCGCGGGAAGAAATTGATATGGTAATTTTTGTCAATGGTTTACCGCTAATTACCCTTGAACTCAAAAATCAATGGACAGGTCAAAATGCACGCTTACACGGTCAAAACCAATACCGTAAGCAGCGTGATCCCAAAGAACCTTTACTCAATTTTGGACGCTGTCTTGTACATATGACCGCCGATACCGATGAAGTATTTATGACGACCAAGCTCAACAGCACAGATACATTTTTCTTACCTTTTAATCAGGGTTATGAAAATGGTAAAGGCAACCCGCCTAATCCTTTTGGTCATAAAACAGCCTATTTATGGGAAGAGGTATTTAAGCCAAAAAGCATAGCCAATATTATTCAGCACTTTGTGCGCTTAGATGGGAAGTCTAAAGACCCTATAAATAAACGTACTTTATTTTTTCCTAGATACCATCAAATGCGTGTGGTACGAAAAATTATGGCACACGTGAGCGAAAATGGAACGGGCTTCCGTTACCTTATTCAACATTCTGCTGGTTCGGGAAAATCAAATTCTATTACCTGGGCAGCTTACCAGTTGATAGAAGCCTATCCAGAAAACGAACAGGCGGCCGGTAAAAAAGCAATCGACAAACCTATTTTTGATTCTGTTATTGTCGTAACCGATAGACGTTTATTGGATCGACAGATTCGTGAAAACATTCGCAGTTTTTCGGAAGTCAAAAATATTGTAGCCCCTGCTTATTCCAGTCGGGGCCTGAAAGATAGCTTGGAGCAAGGTAAAAAGATCATTATTACTACGATTCAAAAATTCCCTTTTATCGTGGAAGGCATTTCTGATTTAAGTGATAAACGTTTTGCCGTGATTATTGATGAAGCACACAGTTCTCAATCGGGCACCACGGCAGATAACCTAAACCGGGCTATTGGGCAAGAATCAACCGAAGCAGAAGCCGAAGATGTTCAAGATAAAATAGCGCAAGTGATGCAATCCCGAAAGATGCAAACCAATGCTTCTTATTTAGCCTTTACAGCAACACCCAAAAACAGTACATTAGAAAAGTTTGGAATGCCACAAGAAGATGGCAGTTTTGAGCCTTTCGATTTGTATGCAATGAAACAAGCCATAGAAGAAGGTTTTATTTTAGACGTACTGAACAATTATACCACATTTAAAAGCTATTACCGTTTGACGAAGTCGGCAGAAGAAAATCCGATATTCGATACCAAAAAAGCCCAAAAGAAATTAAAAGCCTTTGTGGAAAAAGACCAGCAAACCATAGACACCAAAGCTGAAGTGATGCTGGATCATTTCACTAAGCATTTTGTGCAAAAGAAAAAATTAAAAGGAAAAGCCAAAGCGATGTTCGTGACTCAAAGTATTGAGTCTGCTGTTCGATATTTCAAAGCTATTCAACGTTTGTTGGAAGAGCGGGGAAACCCGTTTGGAGCCATCTGCGCTTTTTCAGGAGAAAAAGAAGTAGACGGCATTTCCTTAACCGAAGAATCCGTCAACAATCTACCTGCACATTTAGATACTGCCAAGTCATCTGATCCTGATTATATTCAGGACAAGATTGCGCGTTATTTTGATATGGACCATTACCGTATTTTGGTAGTCGCCAATAAATACCTCACAGGATTTGACCAACCAAAACTCTGCGCAATGTATGTAGATAAAAAACTGCAAGGCGTACTGGCTGTTCAAGCCTTATCTCGGTTAAACCGTTCTGCTCCAAAACTGGGAAAAAAGACAGAAGATATTTTTGTGTTGGACTTTTTCAATGACAAAGAGGATATAAAAAAAGCTTTTGACCCTTATTATACGGTAGCAACGTTAAGTAGTGCAACAGATGTAAATGTATTGCACGATGCTAAAATGATTCTGGATGAAGAAGGTGTTTACGAATGGTCTGAAGTGGAACTGTTCAACGACTTATTCTTTTCAAATGCAGATACGGAAACCTTGGGAGCCGCTTTGAGCAAACCTCAAGCCCGTTTTGATGTGGAATTGCAGTTAGAGCAAAAGCAAAAGGCGGATTATAAAATCAAAGCGCGGCAGTTTGTTAAAATTTATGGACAAGTGGCAGCACTATTGGATTTCAATAATCCGGAATGGGAAATGCTCTATTGGTTCCTAAAGTTCCTTATCCCTAAAATGATTGTCAAAGACCCCGATGAAGACGACTTGGACAAATTATTGGATGCCGTTGACTTAGCAACGTATGGGTTGGAACAGCGTGATAAAATAGGGGTGAAAATAGGTTTGGATGAAAGTGATTCAGAACTCGATCCGCAGAACTCAAGTATTCGCGGTGCTCACGGAGAAAATGAAGAAGATGAACTAGAAGCAATTATCAAAACTTTTAACGAACGTTATTTTCACGGTTGGGATGCTACCCCCGAGGAGCAAAGAGTTAAAATGCTAAGCTTGCAGAAATTTGTAGAAGCTCATCCAGACTTCGAAGAAAAGGTTAAACAAAACCCAGACGAGCAAAATAGCGATATTGCTTTACGTCGCATTATTCAGGAAGTGTTATCCAGACAAAGAAAAAATGAACTGGAACTCTATAAATTGCACACCCAAGATAGCGCCTTTCAACAAGCGTTTTTCGATACGCTGAAACGGATGGTTCAATTGGATGTACCGACAAATAAATGA
- a CDS encoding BfmA/BtgA family mobilization protein: MDSFIGIRFKNETAKRFQEFSKTHFKSHTEALETMLDFFFYNEISPKEKLGPTGRTIEAKLLKRINAVIAIMRDVEKTQTKPTVAMIQSLFEIEEPKKKPLIVEKKYAEEQPKVRFREKQNHHNEH; the protein is encoded by the coding sequence ATGGACTCATTTATCGGCATTAGGTTTAAAAATGAAACGGCAAAACGTTTTCAGGAATTTTCAAAAACACACTTCAAATCACACACCGAAGCATTGGAAACAATGCTCGACTTTTTCTTCTATAACGAGATCTCCCCAAAGGAAAAATTAGGACCTACGGGGAGGACCATCGAAGCGAAACTTTTAAAAAGAATTAATGCCGTTATCGCCATAATGCGAGACGTGGAAAAGACACAAACCAAACCCACTGTAGCAATGATTCAATCGCTGTTTGAAATAGAAGAACCCAAAAAGAAACCTTTGATTGTGGAAAAGAAATATGCCGAAGAACAACCTAAAGTAAGGTTTCGGGAAAAGCAAAACCATCATAACGAACACTAA
- the mobB gene encoding MobB family relaxase: MYITITPQKMGGNYSQSSGDFVGYLEKENEGLKPTEMEHFFNQYEDKISADEVVKEIDGNTAKLKKTEPKFYSITVSPSKYELSRLQSSSEDLKRYTRELMKDYVASFNREINGRPIRIEDIKYYAKIEHQRSFKGTDWQIKENQPYATQILQLKNEIRHLKTQGREGEIKSLQRKISKLEREAPHQQDGKRIVQGMLKAGNQSHIHIVVSRKDASNTFSLSPGSKHKASEVEMHGKKVKRGFDRDQFFERGEKTFDRTFGYQRNFAETYKARKDFIKNPKVYFATLMKLPTNEKAIAFKMMRESGVPMLPSIPVSQAQLAMKAFNRLRRGVEVAIKSSSIGI, from the coding sequence ATGTACATCACGATCACACCTCAAAAAATGGGAGGAAATTATTCACAAAGTTCAGGCGATTTTGTCGGTTACCTGGAGAAAGAAAATGAAGGCTTGAAACCTACAGAAATGGAACATTTTTTCAATCAATATGAGGATAAGATTTCCGCAGATGAAGTAGTCAAAGAAATTGATGGCAACACTGCTAAACTCAAAAAGACCGAACCCAAATTTTATTCCATTACGGTCAGCCCTTCTAAATATGAGCTGAGTCGATTGCAGAGTAGCAGCGAAGATTTAAAAAGATACACCCGGGAACTGATGAAGGATTATGTAGCCTCCTTTAATCGTGAAATCAACGGACGACCTATTCGTATTGAAGATATTAAGTATTACGCAAAAATAGAACACCAACGTAGTTTTAAAGGAACCGATTGGCAGATTAAAGAAAACCAGCCCTATGCTACTCAAATCCTTCAGCTTAAAAATGAGATCCGGCACTTGAAAACACAGGGTAGGGAGGGGGAAATTAAATCCCTACAACGAAAGATCTCCAAATTGGAAAGGGAGGCGCCCCATCAACAGGATGGGAAGCGGATCGTTCAGGGAATGCTAAAAGCGGGAAACCAAAGCCATATCCATATCGTTGTAAGCCGGAAAGATGCTTCTAATACGTTTAGTCTTTCTCCGGGGAGTAAACATAAGGCATCGGAAGTCGAGATGCACGGGAAGAAAGTAAAACGTGGTTTTGACCGTGACCAGTTTTTTGAACGTGGCGAAAAAACTTTTGATAGGACGTTCGGTTACCAGCGAAACTTCGCTGAGACCTATAAAGCAAGAAAGGATTTCATTAAAAATCCGAAAGTCTATTTTGCAACGCTGATGAAATTGCCCACCAATGAAAAGGCCATTGCTTTTAAAATGATGAGAGAAAGTGGTGTTCCAATGCTGCCCAGTATTCCGGTTTCTCAAGCGCAATTGGCAATGAAAGCTTTTAACCGCCTACGCCGGGGCGTGGAAGTAGCCATCAAATCAAGTTCCATTGGTATTTAA
- a CDS encoding JAB domain-containing protein — protein MKSKVNEIAISYSGSTKANLLPKITCSQSAADLAYSHWNKETIELHETFKILLLNNANKVKGIYEVSNGGITGTLVDVRILFAVLLKSLTTAVILLHNHPSGTLKPSEADKRLTQKIKKAGELFDIKVLDHLILSPEGDYYSFADNGIL, from the coding sequence ATGAAAAGCAAAGTTAATGAAATAGCCATAAGTTATAGCGGAAGCACCAAAGCAAATTTACTTCCCAAAATAACCTGTTCCCAAAGCGCGGCAGATTTAGCCTATAGCCATTGGAACAAAGAAACAATCGAACTACACGAAACCTTTAAAATACTATTACTCAATAATGCCAATAAAGTCAAAGGGATTTATGAGGTTTCCAACGGGGGGATTACCGGTACTTTAGTGGATGTCCGCATTTTATTTGCTGTCCTCTTAAAGAGCCTCACTACCGCAGTAATTTTATTACATAACCATCCGAGTGGAACTTTAAAACCAAGTGAAGCGGATAAACGCCTGACCCAAAAAATTAAAAAGGCTGGGGAGTTGTTTGATATCAAAGTTTTAGATCATTTGATACTTTCCCCTGAAGGTGATTACTACAGTTTTGCAGATAACGGAATCCTTTAA
- a CDS encoding PP2C family protein-serine/threonine phosphatase: MKSKVISHIGKRETNQDRILAEKIGTDSYLYIVADGMGGYDNGDIAAEMIIDSLTTFLSNSDQFNVNVIQKAINKANLALRQYQEQHQSKLGSTLGGILISKKTAKTFWVGDVKILHYSKGKLCFESKSHNLSSELSETDNSNGRVNLSKYNHLVTRSIQGDVKKSLPSYQELLLNKEDKLFICSDGVHNIIDSHTLQFLFNNEDSTDSLIDTIEQRLQKEANDNASLILIEGFD; encoded by the coding sequence ATGAAATCTAAAGTAATATCACATATTGGAAAGCGAGAAACCAATCAAGATCGAATATTGGCTGAGAAAATTGGTACTGATTCCTATCTCTATATAGTTGCAGACGGAATGGGAGGATATGATAATGGTGACATCGCTGCGGAAATGATTATTGATAGCTTGACTACTTTCCTATCCAATAGCGATCAATTTAACGTAAATGTCATCCAAAAGGCCATAAACAAAGCAAACTTAGCTTTACGCCAATACCAAGAACAACATCAATCAAAACTTGGATCTACCCTTGGCGGAATACTAATCTCAAAAAAAACCGCTAAGACGTTTTGGGTGGGAGATGTGAAAATTCTTCATTATTCAAAAGGTAAACTTTGCTTTGAAAGCAAATCACATAATCTGAGTAGTGAGCTCTCTGAAACTGACAATTCAAATGGTAGGGTAAATTTATCTAAATATAACCATCTTGTTACCCGTTCTATTCAAGGTGATGTTAAGAAATCTTTGCCTTCCTACCAAGAACTTCTATTGAATAAAGAAGACAAATTGTTTATTTGTTCGGATGGAGTCCACAACATCATCGATTCCCATACCTTACAATTCTTGTTCAATAATGAGGACTCAACCGATTCTCTGATAGATACTATTGAGCAAAGACTTCAAAAAGAAGCGAATGATAATGCTAGTTTAATTTTGATAGAAGGTTTTGATTGA